Proteins from a single region of Candidatus Saccharibacteria bacterium:
- the rpsC gene encoding 30S ribosomal protein S3 → MGQKVNPISFRLQVHKNWDSRWFAGKRDFAKWLSEDIRIRELIESKFASRPTINRIEIERSANLITITIHTAKAGVVIGRGGAGVTELKAQIEKIASLPVRINIEEVKRPELAAKLVAENIARQLERRINFRRATKMTAQSTMNAGAKGIRIEVAGRLNNAEMARREKVIEGSVPLHTLRADIDFHSARAQTPAGIIGVKVWIYKGERIDR, encoded by the coding sequence ATGGGACAAAAAGTTAACCCTATTAGCTTCCGTCTGCAAGTTCACAAGAACTGGGATTCACGCTGGTTTGCAGGCAAAAGAGATTTTGCCAAGTGGCTTTCGGAAGACATTCGAATCCGCGAACTGATCGAAAGTAAGTTCGCATCACGCCCAACAATCAATCGTATCGAGATTGAACGTTCGGCAAACCTCATTACTATTACTATTCACACGGCAAAAGCTGGTGTTGTGATTGGTCGTGGTGGTGCAGGCGTTACAGAACTTAAGGCCCAGATCGAAAAGATTGCCAGCCTTCCAGTTCGTATCAACATTGAAGAAGTAAAGCGCCCAGAACTTGCTGCCAAGCTTGTTGCCGAGAATATCGCTCGCCAACTAGAACGCCGCATCAACTTCCGCCGCGCTACTAAAATGACCGCCCAAAGCACAATGAACGCTGGCGCCAAAGGTATTCGTATCGAGGTTGCTGGTCGTTTGAACAACGCTGAAATGGCTCGTCGCGAAAAAGTAATCGAAGGCTCAGTGCCACTTCACACGCTTCGTGCTGATATCGATTTCCATAGCGCACGCGCTCAGACCCCAGCCGGAATCATTGGTGTAAAGGTATGGATCTACAAGGGTGAAAGGATTGATCGATAA
- the rplN gene encoding 50S ribosomal protein L14: protein MIQQETRLKVTDNSGAKEILCIRVLGGTGRRYARVGDVIVASVKTANPTGNVKRKSVVKAVIVRTRDQIQRKDGSTICFDDNAAVIIGDDKNPKATRVFGPVPRELRDMGYSKIISLAPEVL, encoded by the coding sequence ATGATCCAGCAAGAAACTCGTCTTAAAGTAACCGACAACTCGGGCGCAAAGGAAATCCTTTGTATTCGCGTTCTCGGTGGTACGGGCCGCCGCTACGCCCGCGTTGGTGACGTTATCGTCGCCTCTGTAAAGACAGCGAACCCAACTGGTAACGTAAAGCGTAAATCTGTCGTTAAGGCTGTTATTGTTCGTACCCGCGACCAAATTCAGCGTAAAGACGGCAGCACTATCTGCTTCGACGACAACGCCGCAGTTATTATCGGCGACGACAAAAACCCTAAGGCAACCCGTGTCTTTGGTCCTGTGCCACGTGAACTTCGTGACATGGGCTACTCAAAGATCATCAGCCTAGCACCGGAGGTACTCTAA
- the rpmC gene encoding 50S ribosomal protein L29 yields the protein MADKKSTVKKTTKAATEVKTIEQLNVELAAKQADLLEARRGHAAGELANPRVLTSTKKEIARLHTAIRAAELATEKESK from the coding sequence ATGGCTGACAAGAAATCAACCGTCAAGAAGACGACAAAGGCTGCAACCGAAGTGAAAACTATCGAACAGCTAAACGTCGAACTTGCTGCAAAGCAAGCTGATCTTCTTGAAGCACGACGTGGTCACGCGGCTGGCGAACTTGCCAACCCACGTGTACTGACAAGTACCAAGAAAGAAATCGCGCGCCTTCACACTGCCATCCGAGCAGCCGAGCTGGCAACCGAAAAGGAGAGTAAATAA
- the rplO gene encoding 50S ribosomal protein L15: MKYNELQTMPTQNRKRVGRGIAAGQGKTAGRGTKGQGSRTGKKLGVMFQGGQRALVQAVPKARGFKSLKSPAQVVYLDHLNAFAGKTVTNTSLYEAGLIATPFHTVKVIARGEITEKVNLHVQAASKSVQEAIVKAGGTFKKTATPLQKSAKEAEKADK, translated from the coding sequence ATGAAATACAACGAACTCCAAACTATGCCAACACAAAACCGCAAACGCGTAGGCCGTGGTATCGCAGCAGGTCAGGGTAAAACCGCTGGTCGTGGTACTAAAGGTCAGGGTTCACGTACTGGTAAGAAACTTGGCGTTATGTTCCAGGGTGGACAGCGCGCACTTGTTCAGGCGGTGCCAAAAGCCCGAGGGTTCAAGAGCCTTAAGAGCCCAGCGCAGGTTGTTTACCTCGATCACCTTAACGCATTTGCTGGTAAAACAGTCACCAACACATCTCTTTACGAGGCTGGGTTGATTGCAACACCTTTCCATACTGTAAAAGTTATCGCTCGCGGTGAAATTACAGAAAAGGTAAACCTTCACGTTCAAGCTGCAAGCAAGAGCGTCCAGGAAGCTATTGTGAAGGCTGGTGGTACTTTCAAAAAGACCGCAACGCCTTTGCAAAAAAGCGCCAAAGAAGCAGAAAAAGCAGACAAATAA
- the rpsE gene encoding 30S ribosomal protein S5: MAEQATATTRSPRAPRRDNNRRDAAPAEPKQFEELVINIDRVARVVKGGRRFRFKALVVVGDRKNKVGVGVSKGADVQAAIAKATEVAKKNMITIPVLNDTIPHDAEIKVSGAQVLIKPAAPGTGIIAGGVVRSIIGVTGIRNMLSKSLGSTNKVNIAYATIDALKSLVPRDEWLNAPAKKAAKKEDK, translated from the coding sequence ATGGCTGAACAAGCTACTGCTACAACTCGCTCACCACGTGCTCCACGCCGCGACAACAACCGCCGCGACGCTGCACCTGCTGAGCCAAAACAGTTCGAAGAACTGGTTATCAACATCGACCGCGTTGCGCGTGTTGTAAAGGGTGGACGACGTTTCCGCTTTAAGGCACTTGTTGTTGTGGGCGACCGCAAAAACAAGGTTGGCGTTGGTGTATCTAAGGGTGCCGACGTTCAGGCTGCTATTGCTAAGGCTACCGAGGTTGCTAAAAAGAACATGATTACGATCCCTGTTCTTAACGACACAATCCCTCACGACGCTGAAATAAAAGTCTCTGGTGCACAGGTACTTATCAAGCCAGCAGCTCCAGGTACCGGTATTATTGCCGGCGGTGTTGTTCGCTCGATTATCGGTGTTACCGGTATCCGCAACATGCTTTCTAAGTCACTTGGTTCAACCAACAAAGTTAACATTGCTTATGCAACGATTGACGCATTGAAGAGCCTTGTGCCTCGCGACGAGTGGTTAAACGCTCCCGCAAAGAAAGCTGCTAAGAAGGAGGACAAGTAA
- the rpmJ gene encoding 50S ribosomal protein L36, with protein MKVRASVKKISPDDQLVRRKGRLRVINKKKPKNKQRQG; from the coding sequence ATGAAGGTTCGTGCGAGTGTCAAGAAAATCAGTCCAGATGACCAGCTAGTGCGCCGAAAAGGCCGCTTGCGTGTTATCAACAAGAAAAAACCTAAGAATAAGCAAAGGCAGGGTTAA
- the rplB gene encoding 50S ribosomal protein L2: MPIKAYNPTTPARRGMTTEDYSEITTRKPLKSLIKSKKQNAGRNNTGRITVRHRGGGVKRHYRLVNHKLAPGLTVTVEEIEYDPNRSARIARVKDQHGLYHYILADTQMTKGKVIVSGEDAPIESSNRMPLSKIPVGTQIYAIEIYPGKGAQMVRSAGVKAQLMAKEGDYAQVRMPSGEVRRFRLEVTAAIGVVGNVQHQNVKIGSAGRNRRKGIRPSVRGIAMNAVDHPHGGGDGGAHGVGRTPKTPWGQLTLGYRTRRRKDVSKLIVKSRHEGKRKK, translated from the coding sequence ATGCCAATTAAAGCTTACAATCCTACTACTCCTGCACGCCGCGGTATGACTACCGAGGACTACAGTGAAATTACTACCCGCAAGCCGCTAAAAAGCCTTATCAAGAGCAAAAAGCAAAATGCAGGTCGTAACAACACTGGTCGTATCACCGTTCGTCACCGTGGTGGCGGTGTAAAACGTCACTACCGTCTTGTTAACCACAAGCTTGCTCCAGGCCTTACTGTTACGGTTGAAGAGATCGAATACGATCCAAACCGTTCAGCACGTATTGCCCGCGTAAAAGATCAGCACGGTCTGTACCACTACATTCTTGCTGATACGCAAATGACAAAGGGTAAAGTTATCGTTAGTGGCGAAGACGCTCCTATCGAAAGCTCAAACCGTATGCCACTAAGCAAGATCCCTGTAGGTACACAAATCTACGCAATCGAAATCTACCCAGGTAAGGGTGCGCAGATGGTACGTTCAGCTGGCGTAAAAGCACAGCTTATGGCTAAAGAAGGTGACTACGCCCAGGTGCGTATGCCATCTGGCGAAGTTCGCCGCTTCCGTTTGGAAGTAACGGCAGCTATCGGTGTTGTCGGCAACGTTCAGCACCAAAACGTTAAGATCGGTTCTGCTGGTCGCAACCGTCGTAAGGGTATTCGCCCATCTGTTCGTGGTATCGCCATGAACGCTGTCGATCACCCACACGGTGGTGGTGACGGTGGTGCTCACGGTGTGGGCCGTACGCCAAAGACTCCATGGGGTCAGTTGACACTCGGTTACCGTACTCGCCGCCGCAAAGACGTCAGCAAGTTAATTGTAAAGAGTCGCCATGAAGGAAAGAGGAAGAAGTAG
- the rplX gene encoding 50S ribosomal protein L24: MARRIQKDDLVKIISGDKKGTTGKVVRVLSKKNAVLVEGVGTKHRHVKPSQLNPRGGSKDIHVATPIHKVALVVDEKTSKTSRIGYTKNADGTKVRLARQAKNKEIK, from the coding sequence ATGGCACGACGTATTCAAAAAGACGATCTTGTTAAGATTATCTCGGGTGACAAAAAGGGAACAACTGGCAAGGTAGTTCGTGTTCTTTCTAAAAAGAACGCTGTCCTTGTTGAGGGTGTTGGTACAAAGCACCGTCACGTTAAACCATCTCAGCTTAACCCACGTGGTGGCAGCAAAGACATTCATGTCGCAACGCCTATTCACAAGGTTGCCCTAGTGGTTGACGAAAAGACCAGCAAGACTAGCCGTATTGGCTACACTAAAAACGCTGACGGCACTAAGGTTCGCCTAGCCCGCCAAGCAAAGAATAAGGAGATCAAGTAA
- the rpsQ gene encoding 30S ribosomal protein S17, translating into MAKTLTGIVTSDVANKTITVTVTSRETHPIYGKQYTVNRKYAAHDENNEAKKGDEVVIRETRPVSKRKAFTLDRILEKSRGSIELKDEAEVK; encoded by the coding sequence ATGGCCAAGACATTGACCGGTATCGTGACTTCGGACGTCGCGAACAAGACCATCACCGTCACTGTAACTAGTCGTGAAACGCATCCTATTTATGGCAAGCAGTACACTGTGAACCGCAAGTACGCTGCACACGATGAAAACAATGAAGCGAAAAAAGGCGACGAAGTCGTTATTCGCGAAACACGTCCTGTTTCAAAGCGCAAAGCATTTACGCTCGACCGCATTCTTGAAAAATCACGTGGTTCAATCGAACTAAAAGACGAGGCTGAGGTTAAGTAA
- the rpsN gene encoding 30S ribosomal protein S14, with protein MAKKSMIARDEKRKKMILKFAAKRAELKELGDLEGLQLLPKNSSPTRWKNRDFLHGRPRGYMRRFGLNRINFREKASKGEIPGITKSSW; from the coding sequence ATGGCTAAGAAATCTATGATCGCGCGCGACGAAAAGCGTAAGAAAATGATCCTCAAATTTGCAGCAAAGCGTGCTGAGCTTAAAGAACTTGGCGACCTCGAGGGTCTTCAGCTTCTTCCTAAGAACAGCAGCCCAACTCGCTGGAAGAACCGCGACTTCCTTCACGGTCGTCCACGCGGTTACATGCGCCGATTCGGCCTAAACCGTATCAACTTCCGCGAAAAAGCATCTAAGGGAGAAATCCCAGGCATCACTAAAAGTAGTTGGTAA
- the infA gene encoding translation initiation factor IF-1, with the protein MVSQKEVIKLQGKVVEALPNTQFVVELENGHRIIAHISGKMRKHYIRLVPGDKVEVELTPYDLTKGRISFRLRDEQKRPDDNQKSYGRAA; encoded by the coding sequence ATGGTAAGTCAAAAGGAAGTAATCAAGTTGCAAGGTAAGGTAGTGGAAGCACTGCCTAATACTCAATTTGTCGTCGAACTTGAGAATGGCCATAGGATTATTGCTCACATTTCGGGTAAAATGCGCAAGCACTATATTCGACTTGTACCGGGCGATAAAGTGGAAGTTGAGTTGACCCCTTACGATCTAACGAAGGGAAGAATCAGTTTCCGCCTGAGAGACGAGCAAAAGAGGCCTGACGACAATCAAAAGTCGTACGGTCGCGCTGCTTAA
- the rplF gene encoding 50S ribosomal protein L6, whose product MSRIGKLPIDVPAGVTITVDSDVISVKGPKGELTVPHLSDVTVTLEGTQAIVTRKDDERIAKAQHGLQRALLNNAVVGVTKGFEKKLEVNGVGFRVNGGGQAIEMSLGFSHPVKYEAPTGVTLTVEKMTITVNGIDKQQVGQVAAEIRALKKPEPYKGKGIKYADEVILRKAGKAGK is encoded by the coding sequence ATGAGTCGAATCGGAAAACTACCAATTGACGTACCTGCAGGTGTGACAATCACGGTTGATTCAGATGTTATTTCAGTCAAAGGGCCTAAAGGCGAACTGACTGTTCCACACCTGAGCGACGTAACTGTTACCCTCGAAGGTACACAAGCAATCGTTACCCGCAAGGACGACGAGCGCATCGCGAAAGCTCAGCACGGTCTGCAGCGCGCGCTCCTTAACAACGCCGTTGTCGGTGTTACTAAGGGCTTTGAAAAGAAACTAGAAGTAAACGGTGTCGGTTTCCGCGTAAACGGCGGCGGACAGGCGATCGAGATGAGCCTTGGCTTTTCTCACCCTGTTAAATACGAAGCTCCAACTGGCGTTACCCTGACTGTCGAAAAAATGACCATTACGGTCAACGGTATCGACAAACAGCAGGTTGGCCAGGTTGCTGCCGAAATCCGCGCGCTTAAGAAGCCTGAACCTTACAAGGGTAAGGGTATTAAATATGCCGACGAAGTGATCCTTCGAAAAGCAGGAAAGGCTGGTAAGTAA
- a CDS encoding 50S ribosomal protein L18, whose amino-acid sequence MSDLAKKLLNKSLRKNRVRSKVTGTAERPRLTVTISNKHVSAQIIDDTKQHTLAASTTVGTKQTGSTSELAAFVGADIAKKAKKAKINAVVFDRNGRQYAGRLAALADAARKEGLEF is encoded by the coding sequence ATGAGTGACTTAGCTAAGAAACTCCTTAACAAGAGCCTACGCAAAAACCGCGTACGCAGCAAAGTAACTGGTACTGCCGAGCGTCCTCGCCTTACGGTCACTATCAGCAACAAGCACGTTAGCGCACAGATCATCGACGACACAAAGCAGCACACGCTTGCTGCCAGCACCACTGTTGGCACAAAGCAAACTGGTTCTACATCAGAGCTTGCTGCATTTGTTGGCGCTGATATCGCTAAGAAGGCAAAAAAAGCAAAGATTAATGCAGTAGTGTTTGATCGCAACGGCCGCCAGTACGCTGGTCGTCTCGCAGCGCTCGCTGATGCTGCACGCAAGGAAGGTTTGGAGTTCTAA
- the secY gene encoding preprotein translocase subunit SecY, with protein MNWKTIFRSFKNKDMQKRLLIVLGLIVAYRLLAHIPVPLAEPTQLKEVINSVVGGTDFGGFLNLLSGGALAQFSIVLVGMSPFITASIITQLLTKAIPSLEELHKDGESGRRKINQWTRMLSVPLAIVQSIAFIYILRQTVLAGNTTGMADPTMIEWTVAVTAMTAGALLLMWLGELITEQGVGNGISLIIFAGIISQLPQTLATIGTSLLDTSAGMLNVFGWFTVPVNPLAFWVTLGIAVVSLLVLYLLVKINEAQRVITINYAKRVQGNSSYGGVKSMLPVKLIAAGVIPVIFAVAFLSLPAFVGQVLKATNNPAYTELAANLIAWFQAPQPGAFAGDTLGALIYPAAYFVLVILFTYFYTGIVFNASEIAENLQKQGGFIEGVRPGKQTEKYLSRTVNRLILFGSITLGLIAVMPFGAEYIFAQLGINAANLAIGGTGLLIVVSVGLESLRQINSRALMVTYDDYK; from the coding sequence ATGAACTGGAAAACTATTTTCCGATCATTCAAGAACAAAGACATGCAGAAGCGTCTGTTGATCGTTCTTGGCTTGATCGTTGCTTACCGCCTTTTGGCGCACATACCAGTGCCTTTGGCTGAACCGACACAACTTAAAGAAGTTATCAACAGCGTTGTTGGTGGCACCGACTTTGGTGGGTTCTTAAACCTCCTTTCGGGTGGTGCGCTTGCGCAATTCTCGATCGTGCTGGTGGGTATGAGTCCGTTTATTACGGCCTCTATTATCACGCAGCTTCTTACCAAGGCTATTCCAAGCCTTGAAGAACTTCACAAAGATGGTGAGTCGGGTCGCCGTAAGATTAACCAATGGACACGTATGCTATCTGTACCACTGGCAATCGTGCAGTCGATCGCTTTCATTTACATCCTTCGCCAAACCGTTCTGGCGGGCAACACCACTGGTATGGCCGACCCAACAATGATCGAATGGACAGTGGCCGTTACAGCTATGACCGCCGGCGCGCTGCTACTGATGTGGCTTGGTGAGCTTATTACCGAGCAAGGTGTCGGTAACGGTATTAGCCTTATTATCTTTGCCGGTATCATTAGCCAGTTGCCTCAAACACTTGCGACAATTGGAACGTCGCTTCTCGATACATCAGCTGGAATGCTTAATGTCTTTGGATGGTTTACGGTTCCGGTAAATCCGCTGGCGTTCTGGGTAACGCTAGGTATTGCCGTTGTCTCGCTTTTGGTACTTTACTTACTTGTAAAGATCAACGAAGCGCAGCGCGTTATCACTATCAACTACGCAAAACGCGTTCAGGGTAATAGTAGCTACGGCGGCGTTAAGAGCATGCTTCCGGTCAAGCTGATCGCAGCCGGTGTTATTCCCGTTATCTTCGCCGTTGCGTTCCTATCGCTTCCTGCATTCGTAGGGCAGGTGCTAAAGGCTACAAACAACCCGGCCTACACCGAACTTGCAGCAAACCTTATTGCTTGGTTCCAAGCACCGCAGCCTGGCGCATTTGCTGGCGATACCTTAGGTGCGCTTATCTACCCGGCAGCCTACTTTGTTCTCGTTATCTTGTTTACATATTTCTATACAGGTATCGTATTCAACGCCAGCGAGATTGCCGAAAACCTTCAGAAGCAGGGTGGCTTTATCGAAGGCGTTCGCCCAGGCAAGCAAACCGAAAAGTATCTTTCACGCACCGTCAACCGTCTTATCCTTTTCGGATCAATTACCCTAGGTCTTATTGCCGTTATGCCATTTGGCGCCGAATACATTTTTGCGCAGCTTGGTATCAACGCAGCCAACCTAGCTATTGGCGGTACCGGACTCCTCATTGTTGTGTCGGTAGGGCTTGAGTCGCTCCGCCAAATCAACTCGCGCGCACTCATGGTTACCTACGACGATTACAAATAA
- the rpsS gene encoding 30S ribosomal protein S19 — protein MSRSLKKGPFIDFKLAKKVAALTPDDRTIIKTWARASTITPDMVGRTIAVHNGRVHVPVLVSENMVGHKLGEFSPTRKFRKHGGKDKK, from the coding sequence ATGAGTCGTTCACTCAAAAAAGGCCCATTCATCGATTTCAAGCTCGCCAAGAAAGTGGCGGCCTTGACTCCCGATGACCGAACCATCATCAAGACTTGGGCTCGTGCAAGCACGATCACCCCAGATATGGTAGGCCGAACGATCGCTGTTCACAACGGTCGTGTACACGTTCCTGTACTTGTCTCGGAAAACATGGTTGGACACAAACTCGGTGAGTTTAGCCCAACACGCAAGTTCCGCAAGCACGGTGGAAAGGATAAGAAGTAA
- the rpsK gene encoding 30S ribosomal protein S11 — MAEAKTTTRKKQRRSVPSGQLHIQATFNNTIVTFTDKKGNKLAASSAGACGFRGSKKGTAYAAQIAAEKAAEAVKTLHGLNSVDVFVKGVGLGRDAAIRAMGNYEITVDSIKDVTGVPHGGVRPRKARRA, encoded by the coding sequence ATGGCAGAAGCTAAAACGACAACTCGTAAAAAGCAGCGCCGATCAGTCCCTTCTGGTCAGCTGCACATTCAGGCAACGTTTAACAATACTATTGTGACGTTCACAGACAAAAAGGGAAACAAATTAGCAGCAAGTAGCGCAGGCGCTTGTGGTTTCCGCGGAAGCAAAAAAGGCACAGCATACGCTGCGCAAATTGCTGCCGAGAAAGCTGCAGAAGCAGTAAAGACACTTCACGGCCTTAACAGCGTTGACGTATTCGTCAAGGGTGTTGGTCTTGGACGTGACGCTGCGATCCGCGCAATGGGTAATTACGAAATTACCGTTGATAGTATTAAAGACGTGACAGGCGTACCACATGGTGGTGTTCGCCCACGTAAGGCTAGGAGGGCTTAA
- the rpsH gene encoding 30S ribosomal protein S8, translating into MSLQSTDPIADLLTRIRNAAMVGKNEVRVPSSKLKKVVAEQLVKNKYLTSVKVEAGKPRDTLVITINKPGENSNINEISRLSKPGRRVYVSANDIPRVKSGRGLVLISTSKGVITGHEATKQRLGGELLLKVY; encoded by the coding sequence ATGTCACTACAATCAACTGACCCAATCGCCGACCTTCTTACCCGCATACGAAACGCGGCTATGGTTGGCAAGAACGAAGTTCGTGTCCCATCAAGCAAGCTAAAGAAGGTTGTCGCCGAACAACTTGTAAAGAACAAATACCTTACATCTGTAAAGGTTGAGGCTGGCAAGCCACGCGACACGTTGGTTATTACAATCAACAAGCCTGGCGAAAACAGCAACATCAACGAGATCAGCCGTCTTTCTAAGCCTGGACGCCGCGTGTACGTAAGTGCAAACGACATTCCACGCGTTAAAAGCGGTCGCGGCCTCGTGCTTATTAGCACTAGCAAAGGTGTTATCACTGGACACGAAGCTACTAAGCAACGCCTTGGCGGCGAATTGCTCCTTAAGGTATACTAG
- the rpsM gene encoding 30S ribosomal protein S13: protein MARIAGVVIPSEKQVQIALTYIYGIGPHFASTILAAAKIEPTTRVKDLTEAEEQRLREVIDTDYTVEGDLQRLVTNNIKRLKDVNAYRGLRHKAGLPVNGQRTRTNARTRKGKAIAVGGTQKKAASKT, encoded by the coding sequence ATGGCTCGAATTGCTGGGGTAGTTATCCCATCAGAAAAGCAAGTGCAGATCGCTTTGACGTACATTTACGGCATCGGTCCACACTTCGCATCGACCATCCTTGCGGCGGCAAAAATTGAGCCGACCACTCGGGTGAAAGATCTCACCGAGGCTGAAGAACAACGACTACGTGAAGTAATCGACACCGATTACACCGTAGAAGGCGACCTACAGCGCTTGGTAACAAATAATATTAAGCGTTTGAAGGACGTCAATGCGTATCGTGGTTTACGACACAAAGCAGGACTCCCCGTTAATGGACAGCGTACCCGAACGAACGCACGAACGCGTAAGGGTAAAGCTATTGCAGTAGGCGGAACGCAAAAGAAGGCCGCGTCTAAGACGTAG
- the rplV gene encoding 50S ribosomal protein L22: MAQQYTVRSYAKGVDQTPRKVALVAGLVRGRSVADALVILEHVPKRAAMPVKKAIASAAANATNNHNLDGKTLEITTLSVTAGPRLKRFKPASRGRALPFEKKSSHILVEVTGGEKPKKPAAAKATDTPAKETN, encoded by the coding sequence ATGGCACAGCAATATACAGTTCGTTCATATGCTAAGGGCGTCGATCAGACACCTCGCAAAGTCGCACTTGTTGCTGGTCTTGTACGAGGCCGCAGCGTCGCTGATGCGCTTGTTATCCTTGAGCACGTTCCAAAGCGCGCTGCAATGCCTGTTAAAAAAGCTATTGCCAGTGCTGCTGCAAACGCAACCAACAACCATAACCTCGACGGTAAAACACTAGAGATTACAACTCTTAGCGTTACTGCCGGCCCACGCCTTAAAAGGTTTAAGCCAGCAAGCCGTGGCCGCGCACTTCCTTTTGAAAAGAAGAGCAGCCATATCTTGGTTGAGGTAACAGGTGGCGAAAAACCTAAGAAGCCAGCAGCTGCCAAAGCTACTGACACACCTGCGAAGGAGACCAACTAA
- the rplE gene encoding 50S ribosomal protein L5, with product MAKASTTAAAAPRLKALYKDQFVKELQAELNLGNVHQVPKLEKIVVSVGIGKNKDDKRHYEIVRNTLTKVTGQAPVDRMAKKSIAGFKIRAGMNRVGISVTLREARMYEFLDRLVNIALPRVRDFHGVSVKFDKGGNYNLGITEQSIFPELTFEETQVLHGLQITFVIKNEDAAHSRALLEKFGVPFEKEGGKR from the coding sequence ATGGCAAAAGCTTCAACAACTGCTGCCGCTGCTCCTCGCTTGAAAGCTTTGTACAAAGATCAATTTGTCAAAGAACTACAAGCCGAATTGAACCTCGGTAACGTACACCAAGTACCAAAACTCGAGAAAATTGTGGTAAGCGTAGGTATCGGCAAGAACAAAGACGACAAGCGTCACTACGAAATTGTTCGTAACACGCTAACAAAGGTAACTGGCCAAGCGCCAGTTGACCGCATGGCTAAAAAGTCTATCGCAGGGTTCAAAATCCGCGCAGGCATGAACCGTGTTGGTATCAGCGTTACGCTTCGCGAAGCTCGTATGTACGAGTTCCTCGACCGCCTCGTTAACATCGCACTTCCTCGCGTTCGTGACTTTCATGGCGTATCGGTTAAGTTCGACAAGGGCGGAAACTACAACCTCGGTATCACTGAACAGTCTATCTTCCCTGAACTAACGTTCGAAGAGACACAAGTACTTCACGGTCTTCAGATTACATTTGTCATCAAGAACGAAGACGCAGCTCACAGCCGTGCGCTACTTGAAAAGTTTGGCGTACCATTTGAGAAAGAAGGAGGCAAACGCTAA
- the rplP gene encoding 50S ribosomal protein L16, whose translation MLLPKKTKYRKVRKGKNEGIATRGNYVAFGDYGLQSQDNNDITSRQIEASRQAMTRHIKRGGKIWIRIFPHTPRTRKPQDVKMGSGKGNPEFFVAKVKAGTILFEMKGVDEAVAREAMRLAAHKLPVKTKFIVREQS comes from the coding sequence ATGCTACTTCCTAAGAAAACTAAATATCGAAAAGTCCGCAAAGGTAAGAACGAGGGTATTGCTACCCGCGGTAATTACGTTGCCTTTGGTGATTACGGCCTGCAGTCACAGGACAACAACGACATTACGTCACGCCAGATCGAGGCATCTCGTCAGGCAATGACCCGCCACATCAAACGTGGTGGTAAAATCTGGATCCGTATCTTCCCTCACACACCTCGTACGCGCAAGCCACAAGATGTGAAAATGGGTAGCGGTAAGGGTAACCCTGAGTTCTTCGTCGCTAAAGTAAAGGCTGGAACTATCCTGTTTGAAATGAAGGGTGTTGACGAAGCAGTTGCACGCGAGGCTATGCGTCTTGCTGCACACAAACTTCCTGTTAAGACCAAATTCATCGTAAGGGAGCAAAGCTAA